The following coding sequences lie in one Nerophis lumbriciformis linkage group LG02, RoL_Nlum_v2.1, whole genome shotgun sequence genomic window:
- the LOC133594592 gene encoding uncharacterized protein isoform X2, translated as MLHRQARLSTGTGLLAAQTHPLCFESILEGLFGSELVEELQIFKDLEPVASSSDWSFDENCLFCCFRRDKVKEHLIGLSSEESFQDPLKPLPVNDQTTVSRLEKQAEEFLNAVLCNKDVPSFSDPHIPVVAREILQRMIRQFATEYTSKTSSPQDSGSETKPSSDQSPQTPAVTSGAPPSSPSAVVARPAHSHNPVLSKLLMADQDAPLDLTVKKPPSEPTEQEGVLDLSIKKSRHSSSLPSNSPCLSSKVSTIKSEHTVLPIAMAKELQSTSTLEQFMAKLCRHHQRQIVDAIGFLQTEVKALAASKTLQTNNSAFEIQGTTSSYPLTPEKSCLKLRFPLESTPKSEVLDMSCPTQSKCVTENLLMTALLSPTSVSSSPVLDLQSPQSGSSPCDHAPLKMKIMKSSNVAAGKKLSCVLTTSLSSDSGTSEARQNNSNLPNRTETHSARLSSSLKKQNLLSHSHPARQRGAVWHNKNLPMKQYSLPDATTVTPPRNARKTIRPANQQQTRHAPYRMVDPDLGNCDIVYIDKPITECFKEQQRNLLPRRNARKSTRGHLYTDEIWELKTVRTLAGRGNCPNPMPELITLVTPKQILSKPEGVPPVDRPFAGACKERISEQMSSKESDEMVIPGTGEVVEVAASDADIIVETSQTDQCQNKLEVPQPQVNSPSENIVTTISTNDLQLEEGTSSECKKTAQSEEIAVQTTFEAEKEEEPEPEQTKFTTAIVSQTTEQSDEANTEEAEVQIPCNKLHDSETFPLHTSTPSPMEHEGMQENENASDIEGPQEPQPKKQTFSDNLEENETSLTSGPSEEKLLSEQESTAAVDAEGILPVPSFEEDDECDISSKTMDSLLKELPPWRRKKGTVKNMPKRLKQMETVIVGYVNGRPISASDRSLRRRSNSSGTSPTKTPVKQSQRVPKHAQADSPEIVNQEKNTTESEVSTEAIVITPELPPVATSDIPENPTVKISPKSKPIQNQNQGHEDDPVDSGNETKRQLRSQLRSAVQKPAETSLSAPSPNCILPPAPAAMPPISPSPPLTGLTSPATPEQSQPCTVQETEVEVNSQKTPSTGSVSEEVQSILVKQTLRSSQVAVEESKNETHQLDTDLSSPIEDEIKMQTRMTPLRGKRVLIMEPSPEKQKTNAVSLEGSSTCSPGVDKPTRMPLRSESSKADTSQQPDPQSPLPDNKKLSLRSQRLSLPSTSALPVFGNNTEVVSPTRTTHIKSPPSFAASVLPRSPASPVISQRLKPPRQTNTFLKELTAEKNQLLLTNLNLKYEKMQKGWLQMDRDGQPATKYKNKSDRQAAIWKSKRRARKPKTLEPQKYSPVQMLFSQDLDLSSICRWFLESTETQSLVIVKKINTRLPSETQLCFHSSSSASGISQGVFPSLQAERLKKHLKKFAIASPVKSNPKSQKLIAKTLEQGTPSVKGKERQELPSTAPTNQTHARVDAKGQTNESQKGPAKPKNPASARILRKYSNIREKMHVQQTNVRMKGVSQNLKAKSLKIPTREPASESAVNPSQKAPKLPLPVAKQVKAKKIAGRRTLARRKSTRLQAVKAQDAPPVKRCSQRLNSLVDASKSQADKKTPEVDKDAEKPTVNKVNAVKNQVNESPDRKEMKGVQEAPEAEVKLPSAPDQVLTRSQRNMKAASNDGSVPVTKTSKMAKEHVSLKSTKKAEGVTRKADVKTNRDAMRSRTRAQELLAPPAKRTRMSQCI; from the exons gTTTTGAGAGCATTCTTGAAGGTCTGTTTGGCTCAGAGCTGGTAGAAGAATTACAGATATTTAAGG ATTTAGAGCCTGTAGCATCATCGTCTGACTGGTCATTTGATGAAAATTGTTTGTTCTGCTGTTTTCGACGAGATAAAGTAAAg GAACACTTGATTGGCTTAAGTAGCGAGGAGAGTTTCCAAGATCCGCTGAAACCTCTCCCGGTGAATGATCAGACCACCGTCAGCAGATTAGAGAAGCAAGCAGAGGAATTTCTCAATGCAGTCCTCTGTAATAAAG ATGTGCCAAGTTTCTCCGACCCACACATCCCAGTAGTGGCGCGAGAGATCCTCCAGAGAATGATCCGACAGTTTGCCACCGAATATACCTCAAAAACCAGCTCTCCTCAGGATAGTGGTTCAGAAACCAAGCCAAGCTCGGACCAAAGCCCGCAGACCCCAGCCGTGACTTCTGGGGCTCCACCCAGCAGCCCCTCTGCCGTGGTGGCGAGGCCTGCACATAGCCACAACCCCGTCCTCAGCAAGCTCCTCATGGCGGACCAGGACGCCCCTCTTGATCTCACAGTCAAAAAACCCCCGTCTGAGCCCACTGAGCAAG AGGGAGTCCTTGACTTGTCCATCAAAAAGAGTCGCCATAGCAGCAGTTTGCCCAGCAACAGTCCATGCCTTTCTTCTAAGGTATCTACAATCAAGAG TGAGCATACGGTCTTGCCTATTGCAATGGCAAAAGAACTGCAGTCCACCTCAACACTGGAACAGTTCATGGCCAAACTCTGCCGCCATCATCAGAGACAGATTGTTGACGCCATAGGTTTCCTGCAAACTGAGGTCAAGGCACTGGCGGCTTCCAAGACACTGCAAACTAATAACTCCGCCTTTGAAATCCAGGGAACAACCAGCTCCTACCCGCTCACACCTGAGAAGTCATGCTTGAAGCTTAGGTTTCCCTTGGAATCGACACCGAAATCTGAAGTCCTGGATATGTCCTGTCCTACCCAAAGCAAGTGTGTCACTGAAAACCTTCTCATGACTGCACTTCTATCGCCAACGTCTGTTTCCTCTAGCCCTGTGTTGGATCTTCAAAGCCCCCAGTCAGGTAGCAGTCCGTGTGACCATGCTCCTCTTAAGATGAAAATAATGAAAAGCAGTAATGTTGCTGCTGGTAAAAAGTTATCTTGTGTGCTGACCACCTCACTTTCGTCTGACTCTGGTACTTCGGAGGCCCGACAAAATAACTCCAATTTACCCAACAGAACAGAGACTCATAGCGCTAGACTAAGCTCCTCTCTGAAAAAACAAAATCTTCTCAGTCACTCGCATCCTGCTAGACAGAGAGGAGCTGTTTGGCACAACAAAAATTTACCAATGAAACAATATTCGCTTCCTGATGCTACTACTGTAACTCCACCACGAAATGCCAGGAAGACAATTCGGCCAGCCAATCAGCAACAGACTCGACACGCTCCTTATAGGATGGTTGATCCAGATCTAGGCAACTGTGacattgtttatattgacaaacccATTACCGAGTGCTTTAAAGAACAACAGCGTAACTTGCTTCCCCGCCGCAATGCCCGGAAAAGCACCAGGGGACATTTGTACACAGATGAAATTTGGGAGTTAAAAACGGTCCGCACGTTAGCTGGAAGAGGCAACTGTCCTAATCCAATGCCAGAGTTAATCACACTGGTGACTCCAAAACAGATCCTTTCAAAGCCTGAAGGTGTACCTCCGGTGGATAGGCCTTTTGCTGGAGCATGTAAAGAGAGAATAAGTGAGCAAATGTCCTCAAAAGAGTCTGATGAAATGGTGATACCAGGGACAGGTGAAGTGGTAGAGGTAGCAGCCAGTGATGCTGACATTATAGTAGAAACCAGTCAGACAGATCAGTGTCAGAACAAGTTAGAAGTCCCTCAACCTCAAGTAAACTCTCCATCTGAGAACATAGTAACAACTATCAGCACAAATGACCTCCAATTAGAGGAGGGAACATCCTCTGAGTGCAAGAAAACAGCGCAAAGTGAGGAAATTGCGGTGCAGACCACATTTGAAGCAGAAAAGGAAGAAGAACCTGAACCTGAACAAACCAAATTTACTACAGCAATTGTGTCACAAACAACAGAACAATCAGATGAAGCCAACACAGAAGAAGCTGAAGTTCAAATTCCATGTAATAAACTGCATGACAGTGAGACTTTCCCCCTCCACACGAGCACCCCATCACCCATGGAACATGAGGGGATGCAGGAAAATGAGAATGCCTCAGACATTGAGGGGCCACAAGAACCTCAGCCGAAAAAGCAGACCTTCTCAGATAACCTTGAAGAGAATGAAACATCTTTGACATCAGGACCATCCGAAGAGAAGCTGTTGAGTGAGCAAGAAAGTACAGCAGCTGTCGATGCTGAAGGTATTTTGCCTGTACCATCATTTGAAGAAGATGATGAATGTGATATTTCCTCAAAGACAATGGATTCTCTCCTGAAGGAATTACCCCCTTGGCGTAGAAAAAAAGGCACTGTGAAAAATATGCCAAAGAGGTTAAAGCAAATGGAAACGGTGATCGTGGGCTATGTTAATGGTAGACCTATATCAGCCTCTGACCGGAGTCTGCGCCGTAGATCAAACAGCAGTGGCACATCACCCACTAAAACCCCAGTGAAACAAAGTCAGAGAGTTCCCAAACATGCTCAAGCCGACTCTCCAGAGATCGTGAaccaagaaaaaaatacaactgaaTCAGAGGTGTCTACAGAAGCCATTGTGATCACACCTGAACTTCCTCCAGTGGCAACCTCTGACATACCTGAAAACCCTACAGTTAAGATCTCCCCCAAATCCAAACCAATCCAAAACCAAAATCAAGGCCATGAAGATGATCCAGTGGATTCTGGCAATGAAACCAAACGACAACTAAGATCACAACTAAGATCAGCCGTCCAGAAACCTGCCGAAACGTCTCTATCAGCGCCTTCTCCTAATTGTATTTTACCCCCTGCTCCTGCAGCCATGCCCCCCATTTCTCCTTCTCCACCTTTGACAGGTTTGACTTCACCTGCAACTCCAGAACAGTCTCAACCATGCACAGTCCAAGAGACGGAGGTGGAGGTAAATAGTCAAAAAACTCCATCAACAGGCAGTGTTTCAGAAGAAGTCCAAAGTATCTTGGTTAAACAAACATTAAGATCTTCACAGGTGGCTGTAGAAGAAAGTAAAAACGAGACTCATCAGCTTGACACGGATTTATCAAGCCCAATAGAAGATGagattaaaatgcagacaaggaTGACACCATTAAGAGGAAAACGGGTCCTCATAATGGAACCATCACCagagaaacaaaaaacaaatgcagTATCTTTAGAGGGAAGTTCTACATGTTCACCTGGAGTTGACAAGCCCACAAGAATGCCACTGAGGAGTGAGAGCAGTAAAGCCGATACGTCCCAACAACCAGACCCTCAGTCACCGCTACCTGACAACAAAAAGCTATCTTTGCGATCCCAAAGGTTGTCTTTGCCCTCTACAAGCGCTCTCCCTGTATTTGGAAATAACACTGAGGTGGTGTCACCTACCAGAACAACTCATATCAAGTCACCTCCATCATTTGCTGCATCTGTTCTGCCTCGTAGTCCCGCCTCCCCTGTTATTTCACAGAGACTAAAGCCGCCCAGACAAACCAATACATTCTTGAAGGAACTGACTGCAGAAAAAAATCAACTGCTGCTGACTAACTTAAACCTCAAATATGAAAAGATGCAGAAAGGCTGGCTGCAAATGGACAGAGATGGTCAGCCAGcaacaaaatataaaaacaaatcagACAGACAAGCCGCCATATGGAAAAGTAAACGCAGGGCCCGCAAGCCAAAGACTTTAGAACCACAGAAGTATTCACCAGTGCAAATGCTCTTCAGCCAAGACTTAGATCTTTCTAGTATTTGTCGCTGGTTCCTAGAATCAACAGAAACCCAATCTCTTGTTATCGTTAAGAAAATAAACACACGTCTTCCGTCAGAAACTCAGCTGTGCTTCCACAGTTCATCTAGTGCATCGGGGATCTCTCAGGGCGTTTTTCCAAGCTTACAGGCGGAACGCCTGAAGAAACACTTGAAAAAGTTTGCCATCGCCTCTCCCGTAAAGAGCAACCCGAAAAGTCAGAAACTTATAGCCAAAACGCTGGAGCAGGGAACCCCCTCGGTCAAAGGCAAAGAGAGGCAAGAACTTCCCAGCACTGCTCCCACCAATCAGACGCACGCCAGAGTTGACGCTAAGGGGCAAACTAACGAATCCCAGAAAGGTCCTGCTAAGCCAAAGAATCCGGCTAGTGCCAGGATTTTGAGGAAATACTCCAATATTCGGGAAAAGATGCATGTCCAGCAAACCAATGTTAGAATGAAAGGTGTCTCTCAAAACTTAAAAGCTAAAAGTTTAAAAATACCGACCAGAGAACCTGCTTCTGAGTCAGCAGTCAATCCATCTCAGAAGGCACCAAAATTACCCCTTCCTGTCGCTAAACAagtgaaagcaaaaaaaatagCAGGCAGGAGAACATTGGCTCGAAGAAAGTCTACAAGGCTTCAAGCTGTCAAGGCTCAGGACGCACCTCCAGTCAAGAGGTGTTCGCAGCGACTGAATTCTCTGGTTGATGCATCAAAAAGTCAAGCAGACAAAAAGACACCAGAAGTAGACAAAGATGCAGAAAAGCCCACTGTGAACAAAGTCAACGCTGTTAAAAATCAAGTAAATGAATCGCCGGACAGAAAAGAAATGAAAGGTGTGCAAGAAGCCCCCGAGGCAGAGGTGAAGCTTCCAAGTGCTCCTGACCAAGTGCTGACCAGATCCCAGAGAAATATGAAGGCAGCATCAAACGATGGCTCCGTTCCCGTGACGAAGACGTCCAAGATGGCGAAGGAGCATGTGTCTCTTAAGTCCACCAAAAAGGCAGAGGGAGTCACCAGAAAAGCTGATGTGAAGACAAATCGTGACGCCATGCGGTCGCGTACGAGAGCTCAGGAACTCCTAGCGCCGCCTGCTAAACGCACCCGGATGTCACAGTGTATCTGA
- the LOC133594592 gene encoding uncharacterized protein isoform X1: MASQCKRQQCSIDRRGFRQELDSWRHKLIHCVGFESILEGLFGSELVEELQIFKDLEPVASSSDWSFDENCLFCCFRRDKVKEHLIGLSSEESFQDPLKPLPVNDQTTVSRLEKQAEEFLNAVLCNKDVPSFSDPHIPVVAREILQRMIRQFATEYTSKTSSPQDSGSETKPSSDQSPQTPAVTSGAPPSSPSAVVARPAHSHNPVLSKLLMADQDAPLDLTVKKPPSEPTEQEGVLDLSIKKSRHSSSLPSNSPCLSSKVSTIKSEHTVLPIAMAKELQSTSTLEQFMAKLCRHHQRQIVDAIGFLQTEVKALAASKTLQTNNSAFEIQGTTSSYPLTPEKSCLKLRFPLESTPKSEVLDMSCPTQSKCVTENLLMTALLSPTSVSSSPVLDLQSPQSGSSPCDHAPLKMKIMKSSNVAAGKKLSCVLTTSLSSDSGTSEARQNNSNLPNRTETHSARLSSSLKKQNLLSHSHPARQRGAVWHNKNLPMKQYSLPDATTVTPPRNARKTIRPANQQQTRHAPYRMVDPDLGNCDIVYIDKPITECFKEQQRNLLPRRNARKSTRGHLYTDEIWELKTVRTLAGRGNCPNPMPELITLVTPKQILSKPEGVPPVDRPFAGACKERISEQMSSKESDEMVIPGTGEVVEVAASDADIIVETSQTDQCQNKLEVPQPQVNSPSENIVTTISTNDLQLEEGTSSECKKTAQSEEIAVQTTFEAEKEEEPEPEQTKFTTAIVSQTTEQSDEANTEEAEVQIPCNKLHDSETFPLHTSTPSPMEHEGMQENENASDIEGPQEPQPKKQTFSDNLEENETSLTSGPSEEKLLSEQESTAAVDAEGILPVPSFEEDDECDISSKTMDSLLKELPPWRRKKGTVKNMPKRLKQMETVIVGYVNGRPISASDRSLRRRSNSSGTSPTKTPVKQSQRVPKHAQADSPEIVNQEKNTTESEVSTEAIVITPELPPVATSDIPENPTVKISPKSKPIQNQNQGHEDDPVDSGNETKRQLRSQLRSAVQKPAETSLSAPSPNCILPPAPAAMPPISPSPPLTGLTSPATPEQSQPCTVQETEVEVNSQKTPSTGSVSEEVQSILVKQTLRSSQVAVEESKNETHQLDTDLSSPIEDEIKMQTRMTPLRGKRVLIMEPSPEKQKTNAVSLEGSSTCSPGVDKPTRMPLRSESSKADTSQQPDPQSPLPDNKKLSLRSQRLSLPSTSALPVFGNNTEVVSPTRTTHIKSPPSFAASVLPRSPASPVISQRLKPPRQTNTFLKELTAEKNQLLLTNLNLKYEKMQKGWLQMDRDGQPATKYKNKSDRQAAIWKSKRRARKPKTLEPQKYSPVQMLFSQDLDLSSICRWFLESTETQSLVIVKKINTRLPSETQLCFHSSSSASGISQGVFPSLQAERLKKHLKKFAIASPVKSNPKSQKLIAKTLEQGTPSVKGKERQELPSTAPTNQTHARVDAKGQTNESQKGPAKPKNPASARILRKYSNIREKMHVQQTNVRMKGVSQNLKAKSLKIPTREPASESAVNPSQKAPKLPLPVAKQVKAKKIAGRRTLARRKSTRLQAVKAQDAPPVKRCSQRLNSLVDASKSQADKKTPEVDKDAEKPTVNKVNAVKNQVNESPDRKEMKGVQEAPEAEVKLPSAPDQVLTRSQRNMKAASNDGSVPVTKTSKMAKEHVSLKSTKKAEGVTRKADVKTNRDAMRSRTRAQELLAPPAKRTRMSQCI, from the exons gTTTTGAGAGCATTCTTGAAGGTCTGTTTGGCTCAGAGCTGGTAGAAGAATTACAGATATTTAAGG ATTTAGAGCCTGTAGCATCATCGTCTGACTGGTCATTTGATGAAAATTGTTTGTTCTGCTGTTTTCGACGAGATAAAGTAAAg GAACACTTGATTGGCTTAAGTAGCGAGGAGAGTTTCCAAGATCCGCTGAAACCTCTCCCGGTGAATGATCAGACCACCGTCAGCAGATTAGAGAAGCAAGCAGAGGAATTTCTCAATGCAGTCCTCTGTAATAAAG ATGTGCCAAGTTTCTCCGACCCACACATCCCAGTAGTGGCGCGAGAGATCCTCCAGAGAATGATCCGACAGTTTGCCACCGAATATACCTCAAAAACCAGCTCTCCTCAGGATAGTGGTTCAGAAACCAAGCCAAGCTCGGACCAAAGCCCGCAGACCCCAGCCGTGACTTCTGGGGCTCCACCCAGCAGCCCCTCTGCCGTGGTGGCGAGGCCTGCACATAGCCACAACCCCGTCCTCAGCAAGCTCCTCATGGCGGACCAGGACGCCCCTCTTGATCTCACAGTCAAAAAACCCCCGTCTGAGCCCACTGAGCAAG AGGGAGTCCTTGACTTGTCCATCAAAAAGAGTCGCCATAGCAGCAGTTTGCCCAGCAACAGTCCATGCCTTTCTTCTAAGGTATCTACAATCAAGAG TGAGCATACGGTCTTGCCTATTGCAATGGCAAAAGAACTGCAGTCCACCTCAACACTGGAACAGTTCATGGCCAAACTCTGCCGCCATCATCAGAGACAGATTGTTGACGCCATAGGTTTCCTGCAAACTGAGGTCAAGGCACTGGCGGCTTCCAAGACACTGCAAACTAATAACTCCGCCTTTGAAATCCAGGGAACAACCAGCTCCTACCCGCTCACACCTGAGAAGTCATGCTTGAAGCTTAGGTTTCCCTTGGAATCGACACCGAAATCTGAAGTCCTGGATATGTCCTGTCCTACCCAAAGCAAGTGTGTCACTGAAAACCTTCTCATGACTGCACTTCTATCGCCAACGTCTGTTTCCTCTAGCCCTGTGTTGGATCTTCAAAGCCCCCAGTCAGGTAGCAGTCCGTGTGACCATGCTCCTCTTAAGATGAAAATAATGAAAAGCAGTAATGTTGCTGCTGGTAAAAAGTTATCTTGTGTGCTGACCACCTCACTTTCGTCTGACTCTGGTACTTCGGAGGCCCGACAAAATAACTCCAATTTACCCAACAGAACAGAGACTCATAGCGCTAGACTAAGCTCCTCTCTGAAAAAACAAAATCTTCTCAGTCACTCGCATCCTGCTAGACAGAGAGGAGCTGTTTGGCACAACAAAAATTTACCAATGAAACAATATTCGCTTCCTGATGCTACTACTGTAACTCCACCACGAAATGCCAGGAAGACAATTCGGCCAGCCAATCAGCAACAGACTCGACACGCTCCTTATAGGATGGTTGATCCAGATCTAGGCAACTGTGacattgtttatattgacaaacccATTACCGAGTGCTTTAAAGAACAACAGCGTAACTTGCTTCCCCGCCGCAATGCCCGGAAAAGCACCAGGGGACATTTGTACACAGATGAAATTTGGGAGTTAAAAACGGTCCGCACGTTAGCTGGAAGAGGCAACTGTCCTAATCCAATGCCAGAGTTAATCACACTGGTGACTCCAAAACAGATCCTTTCAAAGCCTGAAGGTGTACCTCCGGTGGATAGGCCTTTTGCTGGAGCATGTAAAGAGAGAATAAGTGAGCAAATGTCCTCAAAAGAGTCTGATGAAATGGTGATACCAGGGACAGGTGAAGTGGTAGAGGTAGCAGCCAGTGATGCTGACATTATAGTAGAAACCAGTCAGACAGATCAGTGTCAGAACAAGTTAGAAGTCCCTCAACCTCAAGTAAACTCTCCATCTGAGAACATAGTAACAACTATCAGCACAAATGACCTCCAATTAGAGGAGGGAACATCCTCTGAGTGCAAGAAAACAGCGCAAAGTGAGGAAATTGCGGTGCAGACCACATTTGAAGCAGAAAAGGAAGAAGAACCTGAACCTGAACAAACCAAATTTACTACAGCAATTGTGTCACAAACAACAGAACAATCAGATGAAGCCAACACAGAAGAAGCTGAAGTTCAAATTCCATGTAATAAACTGCATGACAGTGAGACTTTCCCCCTCCACACGAGCACCCCATCACCCATGGAACATGAGGGGATGCAGGAAAATGAGAATGCCTCAGACATTGAGGGGCCACAAGAACCTCAGCCGAAAAAGCAGACCTTCTCAGATAACCTTGAAGAGAATGAAACATCTTTGACATCAGGACCATCCGAAGAGAAGCTGTTGAGTGAGCAAGAAAGTACAGCAGCTGTCGATGCTGAAGGTATTTTGCCTGTACCATCATTTGAAGAAGATGATGAATGTGATATTTCCTCAAAGACAATGGATTCTCTCCTGAAGGAATTACCCCCTTGGCGTAGAAAAAAAGGCACTGTGAAAAATATGCCAAAGAGGTTAAAGCAAATGGAAACGGTGATCGTGGGCTATGTTAATGGTAGACCTATATCAGCCTCTGACCGGAGTCTGCGCCGTAGATCAAACAGCAGTGGCACATCACCCACTAAAACCCCAGTGAAACAAAGTCAGAGAGTTCCCAAACATGCTCAAGCCGACTCTCCAGAGATCGTGAaccaagaaaaaaatacaactgaaTCAGAGGTGTCTACAGAAGCCATTGTGATCACACCTGAACTTCCTCCAGTGGCAACCTCTGACATACCTGAAAACCCTACAGTTAAGATCTCCCCCAAATCCAAACCAATCCAAAACCAAAATCAAGGCCATGAAGATGATCCAGTGGATTCTGGCAATGAAACCAAACGACAACTAAGATCACAACTAAGATCAGCCGTCCAGAAACCTGCCGAAACGTCTCTATCAGCGCCTTCTCCTAATTGTATTTTACCCCCTGCTCCTGCAGCCATGCCCCCCATTTCTCCTTCTCCACCTTTGACAGGTTTGACTTCACCTGCAACTCCAGAACAGTCTCAACCATGCACAGTCCAAGAGACGGAGGTGGAGGTAAATAGTCAAAAAACTCCATCAACAGGCAGTGTTTCAGAAGAAGTCCAAAGTATCTTGGTTAAACAAACATTAAGATCTTCACAGGTGGCTGTAGAAGAAAGTAAAAACGAGACTCATCAGCTTGACACGGATTTATCAAGCCCAATAGAAGATGagattaaaatgcagacaaggaTGACACCATTAAGAGGAAAACGGGTCCTCATAATGGAACCATCACCagagaaacaaaaaacaaatgcagTATCTTTAGAGGGAAGTTCTACATGTTCACCTGGAGTTGACAAGCCCACAAGAATGCCACTGAGGAGTGAGAGCAGTAAAGCCGATACGTCCCAACAACCAGACCCTCAGTCACCGCTACCTGACAACAAAAAGCTATCTTTGCGATCCCAAAGGTTGTCTTTGCCCTCTACAAGCGCTCTCCCTGTATTTGGAAATAACACTGAGGTGGTGTCACCTACCAGAACAACTCATATCAAGTCACCTCCATCATTTGCTGCATCTGTTCTGCCTCGTAGTCCCGCCTCCCCTGTTATTTCACAGAGACTAAAGCCGCCCAGACAAACCAATACATTCTTGAAGGAACTGACTGCAGAAAAAAATCAACTGCTGCTGACTAACTTAAACCTCAAATATGAAAAGATGCAGAAAGGCTGGCTGCAAATGGACAGAGATGGTCAGCCAGcaacaaaatataaaaacaaatcagACAGACAAGCCGCCATATGGAAAAGTAAACGCAGGGCCCGCAAGCCAAAGACTTTAGAACCACAGAAGTATTCACCAGTGCAAATGCTCTTCAGCCAAGACTTAGATCTTTCTAGTATTTGTCGCTGGTTCCTAGAATCAACAGAAACCCAATCTCTTGTTATCGTTAAGAAAATAAACACACGTCTTCCGTCAGAAACTCAGCTGTGCTTCCACAGTTCATCTAGTGCATCGGGGATCTCTCAGGGCGTTTTTCCAAGCTTACAGGCGGAACGCCTGAAGAAACACTTGAAAAAGTTTGCCATCGCCTCTCCCGTAAAGAGCAACCCGAAAAGTCAGAAACTTATAGCCAAAACGCTGGAGCAGGGAACCCCCTCGGTCAAAGGCAAAGAGAGGCAAGAACTTCCCAGCACTGCTCCCACCAATCAGACGCACGCCAGAGTTGACGCTAAGGGGCAAACTAACGAATCCCAGAAAGGTCCTGCTAAGCCAAAGAATCCGGCTAGTGCCAGGATTTTGAGGAAATACTCCAATATTCGGGAAAAGATGCATGTCCAGCAAACCAATGTTAGAATGAAAGGTGTCTCTCAAAACTTAAAAGCTAAAAGTTTAAAAATACCGACCAGAGAACCTGCTTCTGAGTCAGCAGTCAATCCATCTCAGAAGGCACCAAAATTACCCCTTCCTGTCGCTAAACAagtgaaagcaaaaaaaatagCAGGCAGGAGAACATTGGCTCGAAGAAAGTCTACAAGGCTTCAAGCTGTCAAGGCTCAGGACGCACCTCCAGTCAAGAGGTGTTCGCAGCGACTGAATTCTCTGGTTGATGCATCAAAAAGTCAAGCAGACAAAAAGACACCAGAAGTAGACAAAGATGCAGAAAAGCCCACTGTGAACAAAGTCAACGCTGTTAAAAATCAAGTAAATGAATCGCCGGACAGAAAAGAAATGAAAGGTGTGCAAGAAGCCCCCGAGGCAGAGGTGAAGCTTCCAAGTGCTCCTGACCAAGTGCTGACCAGATCCCAGAGAAATATGAAGGCAGCATCAAACGATGGCTCCGTTCCCGTGACGAAGACGTCCAAGATGGCGAAGGAGCATGTGTCTCTTAAGTCCACCAAAAAGGCAGAGGGAGTCACCAGAAAAGCTGATGTGAAGACAAATCGTGACGCCATGCGGTCGCGTACGAGAGCTCAGGAACTCCTAGCGCCGCCTGCTAAACGCACCCGGATGTCACAGTGTATCTGA